The DNA segment GATTTTTGACGCGAAGCTTCATAATTTGTTTGTAATTCTGGAAATTATTATTACCGCCTTTTTTACAATTGAGTATACTTTACGCATTATAACCCTGCGAAATAAAAAGGAATATATCTTCAGTTTCTTTGGTATTATTGATTTTCTAGCAATACTCCCCTTCTATCTAAGTTTATTTATTCCAATTACCAAGTATTTTCTTATTATCAGAATGCTGAGAATGTTAAGAATTTTCAGAATATTGAATTTAATGGACTTTATGAACGATGGTTATTTCATTGTCCGAGCATTAAAAAACAGTTCCAGAAAAATTTATATATTTCTATTATTCTTAATGATATTTTCGGTCATCATTGGATCAATGATGTTTATGGTGGAAGGTCACCGTGAAGGTTTTGAAAGCATACCACAAAGCGTCTATTGGGCGGTGGTCACGGTAACAACTGTTGGTTACGGTGATGTTTCTCCTGGTACCCCATTAGGAAAATTTTTATCGGTTTTACTCATGCTCGCTGGTTATTCTATCATAGCTGTTCCTACGGGAATTGTTACGGCAGAAATGCGAAACAAGCGTCAGGAAATAGGTAAGATGTGCGATCGTTGCGGTAATGGAGACATTGATGATGATTCGCGGTTTTGCAAAATTTGTGGAGAGAAAGTAGTATAAAGAATGGCGCATCAGTGATGCGCCATTCATTTTCAATCAAATGTGCTTGACACATTGGTTTTTTTAACTTTTTAATCTTTAAATAAAAAATTTATCATCCGCTATTTTAAAGTTATTAGTTTTTACCCATCGGTTGAATAGTGCGCGTAATGTAAAATAATTTTATAAAATATAATTATTTTTATTAAAAGTTCTTATAGAAAAAAGTTAAACAAGTTAATAAAATTTTACCATTGGTATGTGTTTTTTACCTTCCAAAGGTAATTATTTAATTTTAGGAGAATCCAGTATAATCACCCCATTTAAAAATTGATCTGTAATTAAAATTAATATGGCTTCCATTTTTTATCATCTCAACCTCGTTGTCCGCAGAAATATGAATTATTTATATAATAATCTAAAACGCAAAAAATAACACCTCATTAAAAAATGAAGTGTTATTTTTTGTATTGAAAGTTTATTAAAACTTATTTATCTATTTAACTTTTACAAGTTCAACATCAAAAATCAACCAGGCATTCGGTGGAATAACACCACCAGCTCCTCTTGCTCCATAACCAAGCTCTGCAGGAATTAAAAATGTAGCAGTTTCTCCTTCGTTAAGTAAAAGAATTCCTTCATCCCAACCTTTAATCACTTGACCCATACCAATTGAAATTTCTATAGGTTCATTTCTTTTAAACGAAGAATCAAACTCGGTCCCATCTACTAATTTCCCTGCATAATGTACAGAAACTGCATCACCAACTTTAGGTTTTGTCCCTTCAGTTTTTTTAGTGATTTTGTAATATAAACCAGATGCGGTTGACTCCATTCCTGCTTTCAAATCATCTACCAATTTCTGTTGGTTAGCAGCAAATTCCGCTTCTTTTTTCTTGTTATCAGCTTCAATTTTATCTAAAATTGCCTTATTATTTTCTTTGATTTTACCTTTACCTTCCGCAAAAATCTTTGCTGAATCATATCCTTTGTACTCGTCACCTTTACTGAAGATGGACACTTTCTCTAAAACCACATCAGTTTTAGGTTTGTCTTGCGCACCTTTTTCCACGTTTGCAATATCATCAATTACATCAATTCCATTAACAACTTTACCAAAAATAGTGTGTTTTCCATCTAACCAATTAGTTGCAATCTCTGTAATAAAGAATTGAGATCCGTTTGTATTTGGTCCCGAATTCGCCATGGAAAGAATTCCTTTACCAATATGTTTAAGATCATTTTTCTCATCGTCAAACTTGTAACCTGGATCACCCATTCCTGTTCCTTTTGGGTCGCCTCCCTGTATCATAAAGTCTTTAATAACTCTATGGAAAATCGTTCCGTCATAAAAAGGAACTCCTTTAGCTTTCGCTTTGTTCTCTATTTTACCTTCTGCTAAACCTACAAAGTTAGCCACGGTTACTGGTGCTTTTTTGTCTTCTAATTTAACGACCATATTTCCTTTTGAAGTTTGGAAATTGGCGTAGAGCCCGTCATTTAGGCTTGCGTAAGTTTCTTTGTCTACGTTCATTTTTTTATAAATTGGGGTACAACTTGTTACTGATATCGCAGCTAGAGCGATAATTAAATTATTTTTAAACATATATGATACTATTTAGAGTAATCTCAACTTAATCATTAAAGGCATATCGCTAGGTATTTTACCATTATCACCGTACGTACCAAAACCCAACGAAGATGGTACTAAAAGTGTTACTTCCTGATTGTGCTCCATGTAGCGTAAGGCATCTTCTACCGGTTTAAGTTCCTCGAAGCGGCCGAATACGGCGTTGATATTCTTCTTGGGAGTTTCGTAAAGCTTTACTTTATCAAAATCATAGATATCATATTGATAGGAAACTGCTTCTCCGTTACTCTTTCTCTTCTGGCTTGATAGTTCTTTATTATTTACCCAATAGTTCATCGTCATAGGGAAAAATTCCTCCTCTTGATTCTTAATCCAATCTTCAATTTGCTCCCTTTCAATGATATTCAGGTTTTTAGTTCTATTTTTAGAAATGGCTAGTTCTTTTTCGCTAAACATTCCTCCAACTGGCGGATGCGATGGAGCATGTTCTACACAACCCATCAAAATTACCGAAAATATTAAAATCAACTTTCTCATAAAACTTTTGCGAAAATAAGCAATTTGCCTCAGATTCGAAAATAAAAAACCGAGATATAGTAATCTCGGTTTTCCTATTTGTTAATTCAATAACTAGCGTTAAGTTATTCTACATCTTTCTTTTCAACAAGCACTCTCCATCCAAATGGGTCTTCTGCATTGTTGGTTTGAATATCTACTAAATCTTTTTGTAGCGTTAATGCGAAACTATCTTCTAAAGTTAAGAGTGGTAATTCTAATTTTTCACCTTTATAACCAATTGCTTTAAAAACACTTGTAACAACAGCGGTACCAACTCCCCAAACCTCTTTCAGAGATCCGTTTTTATGAGCTTCAACAACTGCTTTCACAGATATAGGCTCTACTTTTAGTTCAATTCCTCTTTTTTCTGCTAACTTAATGAAGCTGTCTCTTGTAATACCTGCAAGAATCTTCTCTGAAGTTGGCGGCGTATAAATGGTATCATCAATTCTAACGAAAACATTCATGGTACCACTTTCTTCAAAATATTCGTGATTGGAATCATCTGTCCAGATAATTTGCTCAAAACCCTCCTCGTTCGCCAATTGCGTAGGATAAAAAGATGCTGCATAATTACCAGCAGCTTTTGCAAACCCAACTCCACCATTTGCAGCTCTGGAGTAATAATCTGAAATTTTAACAGAAACAGGCGCAGAATAATAACTCTTTGCCGGAGTTGCAACGATCGCAAACATATATTTATTAGCAATTCTCGCTTTCAAAGCTTCTTCTGTAGCGAAAATTAATGGTCGGATATATAATGCATTTCCTTCACCATAAGGAATCCATTCTCTGTCTAAGTTTACCAATGCTTTCAAACCTTCCAAAAAGATCTCTTCAGTTACTTCTGGCATTGCAAGACGAGTAGCAGATTTATTAATTCGTGAGAAATTTTGTTCTGGTCTAAATAAAAAGACTTGATCATCTTTATCTTTATAAGCCTTCATCCCTTCAAAACAAGCTTGACCGTAGTTAACCGCCATCATAGCTGGCGAAAAAGGAAGCGGTCCATAAGGCATAATTTTAACATCACCCCATTTCCCATCCTCGTATTCACAAATCACCATGTGATCACTAAACATATTTCCGAAAGAAAAGTTCTCCGGATCAAATTCTGAAATTCTCGGATGAGTAGATTTTTGAATTATCATTTTTAAAATTTTTATAGATGTTCTACAAATTTAACATAATTTTTTAATTTTCAAAATTTTAAATTATTTTTACAAAAAAATAGCATGGAAAGGGAGATTAAAACTACTGAAGATGGCAGTAAAACATTATACATCAGTGCATTAAATGAAAATTACCATTCTTACCATGGAGCCTTACAAGAAGCACAACACGTCTTTATAGAAAACGGATTAAATTTGATAGATCATTGCGATATTAATATTTTAGAACTCGGTTTCGGTACAGGTCTTAATGTTTTAGCAACAATTAATGAATTTTTGAAAACTGACAAAAGTCATATCATTCATTATTTTACCTTAGAAAAATATCCCGTAAGCGAAAAAGAAGTTAAAGAACTCGATTATGGGAGTCTATTTGATGAGAATAGCGTAAAAAAGAGCTATTTAAAAATACACAGTACCGATTGGAATGAAACTTTTGAAATTCTACCAAATTTCTTCCTAACAAAATATCAGTGCAATTTTTTCGAACTTGTAAATCTCCAACTTCCTAAAATCAATTTAGTTTATTTTGATTGCTTTGGAGCTCGCGTACAACCTAATCTATGGGAGAAACCTTTGTTTGAAATGATTTCTAATAAGATGGAAACCAGCGGACTTTTAACGACCTATTCTTCTAAAGGAAGTGTTCGCAGGATTTTACATGATTTAAATTTTACCGTGGAAAAGAAAAAAGGTCCACCAGGGAAAAGAGAAATGATTAATGCAATAAAAAATTAGGAATTGGTAAAAAGTAATAACTTTGTATCTAACCTCAGAAGTATAATATTATGATTGATAAAGTTAATGTAAGAGTATATGCAACTATTGTAAAAGATAACAAAGTCCTTTCGTTAAGGGAAGAATATGTAGGAGAGCAATTATTAAAGTTTCCAGGTGGCGGGCTGGAAAATGGAGAAGGCGTTCTTGCATGTTTACAACGAGAATTACAGGAAGAACTCAACATCAACATACAAAATATAAAGCATTTATACACTCAAGAAGATTTCATGGCCTCGAGATTTCGTGACAACGAGCAACTGCTAAGCATCTATTATACCGCTGAAATCATAGACGAAAATGATTTACTCATTATGGATCCGTGCATTGAAAAAATAGAATGGGTTTCCCTCGACACCGAAGAAAACCCATTTCCTTTACCTATTGATAAAATTGCATTTGATGTTTTAAAAAAGCAATTGTTATAAGACGTCATTTAAAACCTTAGCCAAACGCAACCCGCCATACAACAATTGTCTTTCCATTAAAGACTCAAATTTATAATTATAATCATAAGAATAATTGGTATCTGCTATTGAGTTTGCATAAATTCTGTTCGCAGCTTTATGGCTGTCATACAACCACTCTTCAAGTGTTCCAGATTGTATTATTTTTTTTTCCTGTTTTGATCTTACGTCTAAAACGCGTGCATATTCAGTATAACTGTATTTCTGAAAATCTACTAATTTAGAATCCCATAAGGTGTGTAAATTAGTATTTTCTCCAAAAAATTTTATTTTAACTCTGTTACCTCCCAAATCTTCTAACCTACCTAGGTGTAAAGGCTGAGCAGCATCGCCTACAAGATGAATTAAGAAACGTAAAGCGATCTCCCGATCTAGCGGAGAAGTACTTTTATCTTTAATTTGACCTGATAGTATATTAATTTGTGTATAAATATTAGGTGCTTTTTGAGCCTTTAGTGCATTAGTAAACTCACTGAAATTCGCTTGAGGGGAAACATTTACATAATGCCATTGATCTGTTGCTTTCCAAACTCCGGTGGTATCAGATTTAATGAAATCTGGCCAGTTTGCCCAATAAGCTAGTTTTTGATCTCCTAAGATTTTCTTCAAGTGTCTTTTAGCTTTTGGGGTAAGATTGTTCTGTGCAATTTCTGCAATCACTCTGTGACCAGTTGTTCCCCATGAATAGGCGAAATTAAAACTCAGCAATGTTAAAATTACTATTGAGTTCCTTAAAATATTCTTCATATTATTTTTTAACTTTAAAACTTTGATATCCTGGATATGGCTGAAGGTAACCACTGTTCCAGTTGCTCTGTAAAAGCGATTCTATAAACTCATCACTTCTGTCTACATGAGGATTATATGGTTCTTTGATGCTTACATCTGCAATATTCCCTTTCACATTCCACCAAAATGCACTCCATCCACCACGTAACTCTTTTATAATATCATAAACAGTTTTTCCGGTAGCGCGATTCATCAGTTTTGCGAAAACTCTTCCTTCAGTTGTGGTAAGATCACGCAGTTGTAATTCGTATTCATTTGCAAGATCCTTCTGCCTTTCATTAACATATTGCCGTTGAGATTCTTTACTCAGCGTTTTTAATTCATCCTGAATATCCTGATATTGTTCCAAAGCAGTTAAGAAGAGAGGATACACGCGACTCAATTTCTTATTTAAAAAATAATAATAATTCTGATCGAGTTGATTGTTAAAGCGTGGTTTATTCACCAAAAGCAGCTCGTCCATTACTACAACATTTTCGCCGTTTATTTCATAAATTCTAGCTCTCTGACTTACATCATAGTAAAATTTATTCCCGTATTCGTCCGTTTTTAATAATTCCTGGGGATACTCACTGAGTGGTTTTGGCATTATTGAATCTCGTTGTGCGTTTGCAAATAGTCCGAAAAACAATAGAAATAGTAAGATCAGTTTGTTAAAATTCATTATTTTTACCTTCTATAAAATCAAAACTTAACGCAACAAAATTCATTCCTTTCCCATGAAATTTGAAAAAAAATCTCTCGAATTTTTAGAAAAATATCTAAATACCGCTTCTCCAACAGGTTACGAACATAACGGGCAGAAAATTTGGATGAACTATCTGAAACCTTACGTAGACAAAATTGAAGTAGATCATTATGGAACTTGCTACGGAATCATCAATCCCGACGCGGAATTTCGAGTCGTTATTGAAGCCCATGCCGATGAAATTTCCTGGTACGTAAATTATATCACCGATGAAGGGTTAATCTACGTCATCAGAAATGGAGGCTCCGACCAAATGATCGCTCCCTCCAAAGTAGTTCATTTACATGGTGAAAAAGGAATTGTAAAAGGTGTTTTTGGATGGCCAGCAATTCATACAAGAGGTGTAAATGCCGATGAGCCCATCCCAAAAATAGAAAATATTTTTATTGATTGTGGGGCAGCAAACAAAAAAGAAGTTGAAGATCTCGGAATTTTTGTAGGAACGATGATTACCTATCCCGATGAATTCTTTACATTAAATGAAAAATATTTCGTTTCCAGAGCATTGGATAATCGAATTGGCGGATTTATGATTGCCGAAGTAGCGCGCCTATTAAGGGAGAACAATAAAAAACTTCCATTCGGTTTATACATTACAAATTCGGTACAGGAAGAAGTTGGTTTGTATGGTGCAAATATGATCGCAGATACAATTAAACCCAATATCGCAATTGTTACAGATGTTACCCACGACACCTCTACTCCGATGATTGAAAAGAAAAAAGAAGGAGATACAAAATGTGGTGATGGCCCTGTGATTTTCTTTGCACCTAGCATTCATCACAATATTCGTGAATCAATCGTAGCTACCGCAAAGAAAAATGAGATCCCTTTTCAAAGAGCTGCTTC comes from the Chryseobacterium sp. SNU WT5 genome and includes:
- a CDS encoding FKBP-type peptidyl-prolyl cis-trans isomerase, with translation MRKLILIFSVILMGCVEHAPSHPPVGGMFSEKELAISKNRTKNLNIIEREQIEDWIKNQEEEFFPMTMNYWVNNKELSSQKRKSNGEAVSYQYDIYDFDKVKLYETPKKNINAVFGRFEELKPVEDALRYMEHNQEVTLLVPSSLGFGTYGDNGKIPSDMPLMIKLRLL
- the mnmD gene encoding tRNA (5-methylaminomethyl-2-thiouridine)(34)-methyltransferase MnmD, with amino-acid sequence MEREIKTTEDGSKTLYISALNENYHSYHGALQEAQHVFIENGLNLIDHCDINILELGFGTGLNVLATINEFLKTDKSHIIHYFTLEKYPVSEKEVKELDYGSLFDENSVKKSYLKIHSTDWNETFEILPNFFLTKYQCNFFELVNLQLPKINLVYFDCFGARVQPNLWEKPLFEMISNKMETSGLLTTYSSKGSVRRILHDLNFTVEKKKGPPGKREMINAIKN
- a CDS encoding DUF4294 domain-containing protein; this translates as MNFNKLILLFLLFFGLFANAQRDSIMPKPLSEYPQELLKTDEYGNKFYYDVSQRARIYEINGENVVVMDELLLVNKPRFNNQLDQNYYYFLNKKLSRVYPLFLTALEQYQDIQDELKTLSKESQRQYVNERQKDLANEYELQLRDLTTTEGRVFAKLMNRATGKTVYDIIKELRGGWSAFWWNVKGNIADVSIKEPYNPHVDRSDEFIESLLQSNWNSGYLQPYPGYQSFKVKK
- a CDS encoding S1/P1 nuclease, which produces MKNILRNSIVILTLLSFNFAYSWGTTGHRVIAEIAQNNLTPKAKRHLKKILGDQKLAYWANWPDFIKSDTTGVWKATDQWHYVNVSPQANFSEFTNALKAQKAPNIYTQINILSGQIKDKSTSPLDREIALRFLIHLVGDAAQPLHLGRLEDLGGNRVKIKFFGENTNLHTLWDSKLVDFQKYSYTEYARVLDVRSKQEKKIIQSGTLEEWLYDSHKAANRIYANSIADTNYSYDYNYKFESLMERQLLYGGLRLAKVLNDVL
- a CDS encoding ion transporter, whose protein sequence is MEREHNFIPERTKWKRQLYRIIFKSDTKLGKLFDILLLLLILISTFIVMMESVQIFDAKLHNLFVILEIIITAFFTIEYTLRIITLRNKKEYIFSFFGIIDFLAILPFYLSLFIPITKYFLIIRMLRMLRIFRILNLMDFMNDGYFIVRALKNSSRKIYIFLLFLMIFSVIIGSMMFMVEGHREGFESIPQSVYWAVVTVTTVGYGDVSPGTPLGKFLSVLLMLAGYSIIAVPTGIVTAEMRNKRQEIGKMCDRCGNGDIDDDSRFCKICGEKVV
- a CDS encoding peptidylprolyl isomerase; translated protein: MNVDKETYASLNDGLYANFQTSKGNMVVKLEDKKAPVTVANFVGLAEGKIENKAKAKGVPFYDGTIFHRVIKDFMIQGGDPKGTGMGDPGYKFDDEKNDLKHIGKGILSMANSGPNTNGSQFFITEIATNWLDGKHTIFGKVVNGIDVIDDIANVEKGAQDKPKTDVVLEKVSIFSKGDEYKGYDSAKIFAEGKGKIKENNKAILDKIEADNKKKEAEFAANQQKLVDDLKAGMESTASGLYYKITKKTEGTKPKVGDAVSVHYAGKLVDGTEFDSSFKRNEPIEISIGMGQVIKGWDEGILLLNEGETATFLIPAELGYGARGAGGVIPPNAWLIFDVELVKVK
- a CDS encoding NUDIX hydrolase, which translates into the protein MIDKVNVRVYATIVKDNKVLSLREEYVGEQLLKFPGGGLENGEGVLACLQRELQEELNINIQNIKHLYTQEDFMASRFRDNEQLLSIYYTAEIIDENDLLIMDPCIEKIEWVSLDTEENPFPLPIDKIAFDVLKKQLL
- a CDS encoding M42 family metallopeptidase, whose translation is MKFEKKSLEFLEKYLNTASPTGYEHNGQKIWMNYLKPYVDKIEVDHYGTCYGIINPDAEFRVVIEAHADEISWYVNYITDEGLIYVIRNGGSDQMIAPSKVVHLHGEKGIVKGVFGWPAIHTRGVNADEPIPKIENIFIDCGAANKKEVEDLGIFVGTMITYPDEFFTLNEKYFVSRALDNRIGGFMIAEVARLLRENNKKLPFGLYITNSVQEEVGLYGANMIADTIKPNIAIVTDVTHDTSTPMIEKKKEGDTKCGDGPVIFFAPSIHHNIRESIVATAKKNEIPFQRAASSRATGTDTDAFAHSNGGVPSALISLPLRYMHTTVEMVSQEDVAHVIQLIYESLLQITPDMNLKYH
- a CDS encoding branched-chain amino acid aminotransferase translates to MIIQKSTHPRISEFDPENFSFGNMFSDHMVICEYEDGKWGDVKIMPYGPLPFSPAMMAVNYGQACFEGMKAYKDKDDQVFLFRPEQNFSRINKSATRLAMPEVTEEIFLEGLKALVNLDREWIPYGEGNALYIRPLIFATEEALKARIANKYMFAIVATPAKSYYSAPVSVKISDYYSRAANGGVGFAKAAGNYAASFYPTQLANEEGFEQIIWTDDSNHEYFEESGTMNVFVRIDDTIYTPPTSEKILAGITRDSFIKLAEKRGIELKVEPISVKAVVEAHKNGSLKEVWGVGTAVVTSVFKAIGYKGEKLELPLLTLEDSFALTLQKDLVDIQTNNAEDPFGWRVLVEKKDVE